Proteins co-encoded in one Candidatus Kapaibacterium sp. genomic window:
- a CDS encoding gamma-glutamyl-gamma-aminobutyrate hydrolase family protein (Members of this family of hydrolases with an active site Cys residue belong to MEROPS family C26.), protein MELRVAFSKASGEPKYRNYVEWLYRVIPEMVAVDISAVQDPVEALQECAGLVLTGGPDIAPYRYGRPEYAPLCTETPDEERDELELRAIQQAVELKMPILAICRGAQVLNVAFGGTLIADLPTQRQTPVTHWKVEGKDSIHDVTVLPATLLWKYTHVEQSEVASAHHQAVEELAPVFMPSALAPDGVVEAFEWANPEDRGFLIAVQWHPERMPWENPLSSALAERFALEVESYARLFRC, encoded by the coding sequence ATGGAGCTCCGGGTTGCGTTCTCAAAGGCGAGCGGTGAGCCGAAGTATAGGAACTACGTCGAGTGGCTTTACCGGGTGATTCCTGAGATGGTGGCTGTGGATATTTCCGCTGTGCAAGACCCCGTAGAGGCTTTACAGGAGTGTGCTGGGCTCGTGCTGACTGGGGGGCCAGACATCGCACCCTACCGCTATGGCCGACCGGAATACGCTCCGCTGTGTACGGAGACCCCGGACGAGGAGCGGGATGAGCTGGAGCTGAGAGCCATCCAGCAGGCAGTTGAGCTCAAGATGCCAATCCTGGCTATCTGCCGCGGAGCTCAGGTCCTCAACGTCGCCTTCGGCGGGACCTTGATTGCTGACCTACCAACTCAGCGTCAGACCCCGGTTACCCACTGGAAAGTGGAGGGCAAAGACTCTATCCACGACGTCACCGTGCTACCAGCAACGCTCCTCTGGAAGTACACCCATGTAGAGCAGTCCGAAGTTGCCAGCGCCCATCACCAAGCGGTTGAAGAACTAGCTCCCGTCTTCATGCCCTCTGCCCTTGCTCCAGATGGGGTTGTAGAGGCCTTCGAGTGGGCCAATCCAGAAGACCGAGGCTTCCTAATTGCTGTGCAGTGGCATCCGGAGCGGATGCCATGGGAGAACCCTCTATCGTCGGCCCTTGCGGAACGCTTTGCGCTAGAGGTAGAGAGCTATGCCCGGCTCTTCCGCTGCTGA
- a CDS encoding OmpA family protein translates to MVIVVAAAVALGWLGGTALQAQMSLSLRAALLQTWHAAELRSTSGIVDCGTFRSGSGQGWGAAVGVEFPVLSPLRVELSALLSQRGGTLVTQTTFPIRDTVTGDVLDVTTEAQLESRWLVGELQPALVLPVGRRFRAVLGGRIGLPLVARFRQVEHIRSPDTVLFLMPDGRRLRTRLLAEGTFSPLLVPHVGLTAGLEHSVSIGASIRWLQRAVVEYNLTSFLLDARWRPWSARAETGIRLEIPLSSPLPVPPLLPPSPPPPPRPEPPLLSLQPAEITGYVRTGYELLATPPIVTAVFFEHDSARVPERYVRRNVPLEEIFSLDPLTAHRYVLPYVAEVLRRNPAAQVVLEGATSAEDESGGEELARQRCEAVSQALQALGVPAGRISTRWRLLPRVPSNPAYPEGRAENRRVDIVIQNAASIEYVRQQLFSEFVGVARLRIDCRSFDERASLELRASCSDTLLRLPCHDGVVELPLQCRLPAESPGLPLVVSATVPSAGTATDAHMELALQEYPRDSVLLDTRRFRAILRFDYNSSVLTSEVEERLRQLVAILPRQARVRIYGSSDALGTERRNVELTAERAQRTAEFLRRLAPGLQVQTLPLPAARKFPEDLPEGRFLNRSIWVEVEL, encoded by the coding sequence TCAGGACAAGGTTGGGGTGCTGCAGTTGGGGTAGAGTTCCCTGTCCTCTCCCCGCTGCGAGTAGAGCTTTCCGCCCTGCTGAGCCAGCGGGGGGGCACACTGGTTACCCAGACTACCTTCCCAATACGGGATACGGTGACGGGTGATGTCCTTGATGTCACAACCGAAGCCCAGCTGGAGAGCCGATGGCTTGTCGGAGAGCTCCAGCCAGCCCTTGTCCTCCCAGTTGGAAGGCGTTTTCGAGCAGTTCTTGGCGGTCGCATCGGGCTGCCGCTCGTTGCACGCTTTCGCCAAGTTGAGCACATCCGATCTCCAGACACCGTGCTGTTTCTGATGCCCGACGGACGACGTCTACGGACTCGGCTCCTCGCAGAAGGAACCTTCTCTCCCCTGCTCGTTCCTCACGTAGGACTGACGGCTGGGTTGGAGCATTCGGTCTCCATCGGAGCAAGTATCCGATGGCTACAGCGGGCTGTCGTAGAGTACAACCTCACCAGTTTCCTACTCGATGCACGATGGCGGCCCTGGTCAGCGCGAGCGGAGACAGGGATTCGCCTTGAGATTCCTTTATCTTCGCCTCTACCTGTACCTCCTTTACTACCTCCTTCTCCACCTCCGCCTCCCCGCCCTGAGCCGCCGTTGTTGTCGCTCCAGCCCGCAGAGATTACGGGTTACGTGCGGACGGGATATGAGTTACTGGCTACACCACCGATTGTCACAGCGGTCTTCTTCGAGCACGACTCTGCCCGTGTCCCTGAGCGATACGTACGGCGTAATGTCCCGCTGGAGGAGATCTTCAGCCTAGACCCGCTGACAGCACACCGCTATGTGCTCCCGTACGTTGCAGAAGTCTTGCGCCGCAATCCTGCAGCTCAGGTGGTGCTGGAGGGTGCAACGTCAGCAGAGGATGAGTCCGGAGGAGAGGAGCTTGCTCGACAGCGGTGTGAGGCTGTCTCACAAGCTCTCCAAGCCCTTGGGGTTCCTGCAGGGCGGATCAGCACGAGATGGCGCCTGCTGCCGCGAGTTCCTTCTAACCCCGCGTATCCAGAGGGGCGGGCTGAGAATCGGCGGGTGGATATCGTCATCCAGAATGCTGCCTCGATAGAGTACGTGCGACAACAGTTGTTCAGCGAGTTCGTAGGGGTGGCACGCCTGCGTATTGATTGCCGCAGTTTCGATGAAAGAGCTAGCCTTGAGCTTCGAGCGTCGTGCAGTGATACCCTGCTACGCTTGCCGTGCCATGATGGTGTTGTTGAGCTCCCCCTACAGTGCCGCCTCCCTGCTGAGAGTCCGGGGCTACCACTCGTTGTCTCAGCCACGGTTCCATCAGCAGGCACTGCCACAGATGCCCATATGGAGCTAGCGCTACAGGAGTATCCTCGCGATAGTGTCCTTCTCGATACACGGCGCTTTCGGGCAATCCTCCGCTTTGACTACAACAGCTCAGTCCTAACCTCGGAGGTAGAGGAACGTTTGAGGCAACTGGTAGCCATCCTTCCTCGACAGGCCCGCGTGAGGATTTACGGCAGTAGCGACGCGCTTGGCACAGAGCGCCGGAATGTCGAGCTCACGGCCGAGCGTGCTCAGCGAACGGCGGAGTTCCTCCGCCGTCTTGCTCCGGGACTGCAGGTCCAGACACTGCCGCTGCCAGCGGCTCGCAAGTTCCCAGAAGACCTCCCCGAGGGGCGTTTCCTGAACCGCTCTATTTGGGTAGAAGTCGAACTGTGA
- a CDS encoding TIGR00730 family Rossman fold protein: MDNRIPTGQRPLKAYENQDFLRSRDARILRIVAEYLYPEQRLRKFQIRNTIVFWGSARCLSEEEFQHQWNAIQAQREWRKGGTTELEKRLQELQRLHILTRYYEEARLLARMLTEWSLTLPPARRFVICSGGGPGIMEAANRGAYEAGGISIGLGISLPHEQVTNPYITPELNFEFHYFFMRKFWFVYLAKAMVLFPGGFGTMDELMEVLTLVQTQKIRRRLPILLYGEDFWRKVINFDYMAEVGVIAPEDLKLITYANSPQEAFAYLQEHLRTVHGLGAPYEQAP; encoded by the coding sequence ATGGACAACCGTATCCCTACGGGTCAGCGTCCTCTGAAGGCATACGAAAACCAAGACTTCTTACGCAGCCGAGACGCTCGCATACTGCGGATCGTCGCAGAGTACCTCTACCCAGAGCAGCGCCTGCGGAAGTTCCAGATTCGCAACACTATTGTCTTCTGGGGATCGGCACGCTGCCTATCTGAAGAGGAATTTCAGCATCAATGGAACGCCATACAAGCACAGCGGGAATGGCGTAAAGGCGGCACGACAGAGCTGGAGAAGCGCCTCCAAGAGCTTCAGCGTCTCCACATACTGACGCGCTACTATGAAGAAGCCCGGCTCTTGGCACGAATGCTAACTGAGTGGTCTCTCACTCTCCCTCCAGCTCGTCGCTTCGTGATTTGCTCTGGGGGAGGACCAGGGATTATGGAGGCAGCGAACCGTGGTGCTTATGAAGCAGGGGGCATTTCGATTGGTCTAGGGATCAGTCTCCCACACGAACAAGTTACTAACCCCTACATCACTCCCGAGCTGAACTTTGAGTTCCACTACTTCTTCATGCGGAAGTTTTGGTTCGTCTACTTAGCTAAGGCGATGGTGCTCTTCCCGGGCGGTTTCGGAACTATGGACGAGCTCATGGAAGTACTGACGCTCGTGCAGACCCAGAAGATTCGCCGTCGACTTCCCATCCTCCTGTACGGAGAGGACTTTTGGCGCAAGGTGATCAATTTCGACTACATGGCAGAAGTAGGGGTCATTGCCCCGGAAGACCTAAAGCTAATAACGTACGCTAACTCTCCGCAGGAAGCCTTCGCCTACCTGCAAGAGCATCTGCGGACCGTACATGGACTCGGTGCGCCATACGAGCAAGCACCGTAG
- a CDS encoding TlpA family protein disulfide reductase, which translates to MQALLLCFLTFPLVGITGELRLTPERPQRGSSISVEYTPDSGRFAPGEHLWLYVYEFRDGEAYPFLREISLEYQHTTKKHIAAFRLDTATVFALCKVGTERLFDTRQGRLWEILVYEHEEPLHGALLQAALTRFGTLQEGGWRRAPNLWEAESLLQQAVRRFPESFAARVWLLAVQGRLGRISAQDQEQRLRELLQQPYPETNPADVRAALWALGRLRERRRMELLEERILQRFPQWELSREILAVRLNRAAIAQEYRATAQRFLRMYPPEEPGYEEMYLALVRAFLQHDHPDSAAAVTRQFPRAPAAAYAEIADYWLEQNRPEEAERWVRQMRQAFSQQRLVRLHRKPQYVSSAEWERGNRLLEGMVLATEARLLRQQKRIEEAIQRFQEALSVYREDAPVVLYEQLVDAFRVLGQHKNAFAVCTQAILSSRDSDTLWSQFRELFLQLVRRDSLELQEQMFRLQEQAAVRRRQLLWSERLEWSVPAPIATAPLVSLRGDTLTLAQLRGKTVLLDFWATWCRPCKESLPYLQKLWELYRDRTDVYIIAVNVWEPSEDRSAKVRNFLQDGAYDGLPVYIDPTDAIPVGLGVTAVPTQVLIDRNGLVQFRTVGYTNPAAYFRSLQDMLEAALQQR; encoded by the coding sequence ATGCAGGCACTTTTGCTCTGCTTCCTTACGTTCCCATTGGTCGGGATTACTGGAGAGTTACGCTTGACACCGGAGCGACCGCAACGCGGTAGTTCCATCTCGGTTGAGTATACCCCTGACTCTGGCCGTTTCGCTCCTGGCGAGCATCTCTGGCTGTACGTGTATGAGTTCCGTGATGGGGAAGCTTACCCTTTCCTCCGGGAGATCTCGCTGGAATACCAGCACACCACGAAGAAGCACATTGCTGCCTTCCGGCTGGACACAGCAACCGTCTTCGCGCTCTGCAAAGTTGGGACAGAGAGACTCTTCGATACACGTCAGGGACGACTGTGGGAGATCCTCGTCTATGAGCACGAAGAACCTCTCCATGGGGCCCTGCTGCAGGCAGCGCTGACCCGTTTTGGTACGCTGCAAGAAGGTGGGTGGCGGCGGGCTCCGAACCTTTGGGAAGCGGAGAGCCTCCTTCAGCAGGCTGTGCGACGCTTCCCAGAGAGCTTTGCTGCTCGCGTCTGGCTCCTTGCTGTCCAAGGACGGCTAGGTCGGATCAGTGCGCAAGACCAAGAGCAACGACTCCGGGAGCTCTTGCAGCAGCCATATCCTGAAACGAATCCTGCTGACGTTCGAGCAGCTCTGTGGGCCTTGGGTCGCCTCCGCGAACGGCGGAGGATGGAGCTGCTGGAAGAGCGCATCCTCCAGAGGTTTCCGCAGTGGGAGCTGAGCCGTGAGATCTTAGCGGTCCGCCTCAACCGCGCTGCTATTGCTCAGGAGTACAGAGCTACTGCCCAGCGCTTCCTCCGAATGTACCCGCCAGAGGAGCCCGGCTACGAGGAGATGTACCTCGCTCTCGTCCGAGCGTTCCTCCAGCACGACCATCCAGACAGCGCCGCTGCCGTAACCCGACAATTTCCTCGTGCCCCCGCCGCTGCCTATGCTGAGATTGCCGACTACTGGCTGGAACAGAATCGCCCCGAAGAAGCTGAGCGGTGGGTACGTCAGATGCGCCAAGCCTTCAGTCAGCAGCGCTTGGTCCGTCTCCACCGGAAGCCTCAGTACGTCAGCAGTGCTGAATGGGAACGGGGGAATCGGCTCCTAGAGGGGATGGTCTTAGCAACGGAGGCCCGACTCCTACGGCAGCAGAAGCGGATTGAGGAAGCAATCCAACGCTTTCAGGAAGCTCTCTCTGTCTACCGCGAAGATGCTCCCGTGGTACTCTACGAGCAGCTTGTCGACGCTTTCCGAGTCCTAGGGCAGCACAAGAATGCCTTTGCTGTCTGTACCCAGGCAATTCTGAGCTCCCGTGACAGCGATACTCTCTGGAGCCAGTTCCGGGAGCTCTTCCTCCAGCTCGTCCGCCGGGATTCTCTAGAGCTGCAAGAGCAAATGTTCCGCCTGCAGGAACAGGCTGCAGTACGTCGCCGCCAACTGCTCTGGAGCGAGCGTCTGGAATGGAGTGTTCCTGCTCCCATTGCTACTGCTCCGCTTGTCTCCCTGCGGGGAGACACGCTGACGTTGGCACAGCTACGTGGCAAGACCGTGCTCCTAGACTTCTGGGCGACCTGGTGTCGTCCATGCAAGGAGTCGCTCCCGTACCTGCAGAAGCTCTGGGAGCTCTACCGAGACCGGACAGATGTCTACATCATTGCCGTTAATGTCTGGGAGCCATCGGAAGACCGCTCTGCCAAGGTCCGCAACTTCCTCCAAGACGGAGCTTACGACGGACTGCCTGTGTACATAGACCCAACCGACGCCATACCTGTTGGCTTAGGAGTGACCGCTGTTCCAACCCAGGTCCTCATTGACCGCAATGGGCTTGTTCAGTTCCGGACGGTAGGGTATACCAATCCCGCAGCGTACTTTCGGAGTCTCCAGGACATGCTAGAGGCTGCACTACAGCAGCGGTGA
- a CDS encoding PorV/PorQ family protein, whose product MVRRILVIALLVSSSVVAWAQAGAAAVPFLLIAPDARASGMGEAGTALADNINAIYWNPGGLGFQKRRQIALSFSRWLPQFNADLFYSYVTAGQYLPQVDGTVAVNFILMNLGEFVRTDNLGNVLGTFRSNEFTLGVSYGTLVADDVGAGIQLRFIRSNLAPAAPGESVAGVGTSGSFDLGLLWKPSQLSVGGLDLGRRISLGINIQNIGPKITYRNEADPLPTNLRLGLGVQAVKDEFNDLKFAVDIAKLMVRRDSLGSDALPTSFITAWRNPGVELAMGMEYWYQQTVALRIGYFTEPSRLGNRRFMTFGAGIRYDMFTLDFNYINTIEENHPLAGTMRFSLLVDLGSIAEEAEE is encoded by the coding sequence ATGGTCCGCAGGATTCTTGTCATCGCCCTGCTTGTAAGTAGTAGTGTCGTGGCCTGGGCACAGGCAGGGGCAGCTGCAGTCCCCTTCCTTCTCATAGCCCCCGATGCCCGAGCTAGCGGTATGGGTGAAGCCGGCACAGCACTGGCAGACAACATCAACGCCATCTACTGGAATCCGGGGGGCTTGGGCTTTCAGAAGCGACGCCAGATTGCCTTAAGCTTCTCCCGCTGGCTCCCCCAGTTCAACGCCGACCTCTTCTACAGTTACGTCACCGCTGGACAGTACCTCCCACAGGTTGATGGCACTGTGGCTGTCAACTTCATCCTCATGAACTTGGGCGAGTTCGTTCGCACAGACAACCTCGGGAATGTCCTTGGGACCTTCCGCTCGAACGAGTTCACGTTGGGCGTCTCCTATGGCACCCTGGTTGCCGATGATGTCGGAGCTGGCATCCAGCTCCGCTTCATTCGCTCCAACCTGGCACCGGCAGCTCCCGGCGAGTCTGTGGCAGGGGTTGGAACAAGCGGTAGCTTTGACCTTGGGCTGCTGTGGAAGCCATCGCAGCTCTCGGTAGGTGGCCTTGACCTCGGACGGCGGATCTCCCTTGGGATCAACATCCAGAACATCGGTCCGAAGATCACCTACCGTAACGAAGCTGACCCCCTGCCAACCAATCTACGACTGGGCCTAGGGGTACAAGCCGTGAAGGACGAGTTCAACGACCTAAAGTTCGCTGTGGACATCGCCAAACTCATGGTACGCCGGGACAGCCTAGGCTCTGACGCCCTACCGACTTCCTTCATCACTGCCTGGCGGAACCCTGGGGTTGAGCTTGCGATGGGGATGGAGTATTGGTACCAGCAGACTGTAGCGCTGCGGATAGGATACTTCACAGAGCCTTCCCGGTTGGGTAATCGGCGCTTTATGACTTTTGGGGCAGGCATCCGATACGACATGTTTACGCTGGACTTCAACTACATCAACACCATCGAGGAAAACCACCCACTAGCGGGTACGATGCGCTTCTCCCTCTTGGTGGACCTCGGGAGCATAGCGGAGGAGGCAGAGGAGTAG
- the porU gene encoding type IX secretion system sortase PorU, whose product MRYWPVWWCAILFSVGTNAGGQHPGVKVILSSTEELRFTYHPVQGVPKHGIPAFLSIQAAELRGRSSEDWVVPVVEFPITVPGPDALGGIEILRVESSRSQGLPPTVRELALRWGGSLLMGPVPERWAELVYGGVARDRHVGYVRLRCALPVPELGVTEVLRGIEVRVRFLPERAVPPPNWLGLRERLGIRWTLNDEVAHSWYASVAVPQGQRVVLQGWRELSSGTWLRVKVREEGVYRITAEQLRQLGIQIAPNDIPTLKLFGTGGEPLPEAVATALEEHVVEQPIVVRTTADGQLSEIIFYGAAPSGFRYRAGEFEHFVNPYTDANVYLLTWGGGPGLRATPLPPPAADSIYRPSSFTARLFREEELYNPFTLPSGQDWFGQIVDPSLPVVLTTPLPGLERSGKVRYRFVVVNRAAVLARFRVFERERMLWEGSLRATAGYTEAVATAPITVEIPAELLAREERSVLRFVYTPQSGSGFGHIDWVEIHYPRRFAAHNDVLEVFTEPQWEGVIEISIPGFSDREVWGFDVTDRRRPLLLQNLAHSSGTFVFRTSQERNRPRRFFLSARLLSPEIERTQVAGLRDRRRGVPLVIITHPALQQSAEEYRRYREATGLQGIVVTVDAIANEFAAGIADPTAVRNFLTFALTAWQPPPLFVLLWGDGHHDYKNVSTQQPNYVLTYQSHIPQTGSLDGQIVYNAILSYTTDDYYTWLVGEDPLPDIALGRIPITSDAEGRWMVDKIRSYEQRSAPGIWRTTITLVADDGPTSGGSDYTLHTGQSEDLSRQLPAFLIQRKLYLAEYPTENVPGGRRKPRVTQDLVASVNAGTILLNWIGHGNPRLWAHEQVLERETTIPLFRNADRLFFLTAATCDFARFDNPQVPSGAEAMVLSRSGGAIGVFAASRLVYPTPNAAIMSHFYRLLFQRQPDSSFAPLGLVHMATKLQQFDALNDRKYVLLADPTLRLLFPTGWLSVDSVNGRAVTDSLPPVAAWSQLRLSGRVLSPVGQPAEQFSGTLYLLLTDAPVSVAVPETFGGYTTIHSFTKLGGTLHQGIYAVKDGRWTASFVIPSELSFSELPGKLFVVAFSHDGTASAAGLFASLRFAGFQVPEERDTTGPRIRLYLDDPSFRPGDVVRTVPELVAEIWDESGIHTAATLGRRIEAWVDESPFAIDLTPLFQPMIERPGAGVVRKPLVGLVPGLHRVRVRAWDVYGNPSTAETVFRIPSQPGLEAADVFPNPATGFPVRFSFLYTGVEPQQAELLIADLQGRILHRQAFLALPTRRVEILWDGRTSEGTPVTTGTYVYGVRLRPPATGETVRIFHVIR is encoded by the coding sequence ATGCGATATTGGCCGGTATGGTGGTGTGCTATCCTCTTCAGCGTGGGAACTAATGCCGGAGGGCAGCATCCGGGTGTCAAAGTCATCCTCTCCTCGACGGAGGAGCTTCGGTTTACCTATCACCCAGTGCAGGGGGTTCCAAAGCACGGTATTCCGGCATTTTTGAGCATCCAAGCAGCAGAGCTGCGTGGGAGATCGTCGGAGGATTGGGTGGTTCCAGTCGTTGAGTTCCCGATTACAGTTCCAGGGCCGGATGCACTCGGCGGTATAGAGATACTCAGGGTTGAGAGCTCACGCTCCCAAGGACTGCCGCCAACAGTTCGTGAACTAGCCCTACGCTGGGGCGGGTCACTGCTAATGGGTCCCGTGCCGGAGCGATGGGCAGAGCTCGTCTACGGCGGCGTAGCTCGGGACCGACATGTGGGGTACGTCCGCTTGCGTTGTGCTCTTCCCGTTCCTGAGCTTGGGGTGACGGAGGTCCTTCGGGGTATAGAGGTCCGGGTTCGGTTCCTTCCTGAGCGCGCTGTCCCACCACCGAACTGGTTGGGGTTAAGGGAACGCCTAGGGATTCGGTGGACGCTGAATGATGAAGTTGCTCATAGCTGGTATGCCAGCGTAGCTGTTCCGCAAGGGCAACGAGTCGTCCTACAGGGGTGGAGAGAGCTCTCCTCTGGGACATGGCTTCGAGTTAAGGTGCGGGAGGAGGGAGTCTACCGAATTACGGCCGAGCAGCTCCGTCAGCTCGGTATTCAGATTGCTCCAAACGACATCCCGACACTGAAGCTGTTCGGTACAGGTGGGGAACCGCTGCCGGAGGCTGTTGCCACAGCGTTGGAAGAGCACGTTGTGGAACAGCCCATTGTGGTCCGCACAACGGCTGATGGACAGCTCTCGGAGATCATCTTCTATGGGGCTGCACCATCAGGCTTTCGGTATCGAGCCGGAGAGTTTGAGCACTTCGTGAACCCTTACACTGATGCCAACGTCTACCTGCTGACCTGGGGCGGAGGGCCAGGGTTGCGTGCTACGCCCCTCCCACCCCCTGCAGCGGACAGTATCTACCGCCCGAGCTCTTTTACCGCTCGACTGTTTCGGGAGGAGGAGCTCTATAACCCCTTCACACTTCCATCAGGGCAGGATTGGTTTGGACAGATTGTCGACCCTTCACTCCCAGTGGTCCTCACTACCCCATTGCCGGGATTGGAGCGATCGGGGAAGGTGCGCTATCGGTTCGTCGTCGTCAATCGTGCAGCGGTACTGGCCCGGTTCCGCGTCTTCGAGAGAGAACGGATGCTATGGGAAGGGAGCCTGCGTGCCACGGCTGGTTACACCGAAGCCGTAGCCACTGCTCCCATCACAGTGGAAATCCCAGCAGAGCTACTGGCTAGGGAGGAACGCAGTGTGCTTCGGTTCGTCTATACTCCACAGTCAGGCTCAGGCTTTGGGCACATTGATTGGGTTGAGATCCACTATCCTCGCCGCTTCGCTGCCCACAACGATGTTTTGGAAGTCTTCACTGAGCCTCAGTGGGAAGGTGTGATTGAGATTAGCATCCCTGGCTTTTCAGACAGGGAGGTTTGGGGCTTTGATGTCACAGACCGGCGCCGTCCACTCCTACTACAGAACTTAGCCCACTCCTCCGGTACCTTCGTCTTCCGGACCTCCCAAGAGCGCAACCGGCCACGCCGCTTCTTTCTGAGCGCTCGGTTGCTGAGTCCCGAAATCGAGCGGACACAGGTCGCGGGATTGCGTGACCGTCGTCGAGGAGTGCCATTGGTGATCATCACCCACCCTGCCCTCCAGCAATCTGCTGAGGAATACCGACGCTACCGTGAAGCTACCGGGCTCCAAGGGATCGTCGTCACTGTGGATGCTATTGCGAATGAGTTCGCAGCAGGGATTGCTGATCCAACGGCTGTGAGGAACTTCTTGACGTTTGCCCTAACTGCATGGCAGCCTCCGCCGCTCTTTGTCCTCCTCTGGGGAGACGGTCACCACGACTACAAGAACGTCTCAACCCAACAGCCCAACTACGTGCTAACGTACCAATCCCACATCCCTCAGACCGGCTCGCTCGATGGGCAAATCGTCTACAACGCCATCTTGAGCTACACCACGGACGACTACTACACCTGGCTTGTAGGTGAGGACCCGCTGCCAGATATCGCCTTGGGCCGAATCCCTATAACTTCCGACGCTGAGGGCCGGTGGATGGTGGATAAAATCCGGAGCTACGAGCAACGTTCAGCCCCGGGTATCTGGCGGACTACCATCACGCTCGTTGCTGACGACGGACCAACCAGCGGCGGAAGCGACTATACGCTGCACACTGGGCAGAGTGAGGACCTCAGTCGTCAATTGCCAGCTTTCCTCATCCAGCGGAAGCTCTATCTCGCGGAGTACCCAACAGAGAATGTTCCTGGGGGACGCCGTAAGCCCAGAGTGACTCAGGACTTGGTAGCATCGGTTAATGCTGGCACAATCCTCCTCAACTGGATCGGTCACGGCAATCCTCGCCTCTGGGCCCACGAACAGGTGCTAGAGCGAGAGACGACCATTCCACTCTTCCGGAATGCCGACCGGCTCTTCTTCTTGACAGCTGCGACATGTGATTTTGCTCGCTTCGACAATCCGCAGGTCCCGAGCGGTGCGGAGGCGATGGTACTAAGCCGCTCCGGTGGAGCCATCGGAGTATTTGCTGCATCGCGGCTGGTCTACCCTACCCCGAACGCTGCGATTATGAGCCATTTCTACCGTCTACTCTTCCAGCGCCAACCGGACAGTTCTTTCGCTCCCCTAGGGCTTGTCCATATGGCAACAAAGCTGCAGCAGTTCGATGCCCTCAACGACCGCAAGTATGTCCTACTGGCAGATCCCACCCTTCGACTCCTCTTCCCCACCGGCTGGCTTAGTGTCGACTCCGTCAACGGGAGGGCTGTGACTGACTCGCTTCCACCAGTGGCTGCCTGGTCCCAGCTCCGCCTCAGTGGCCGTGTCCTATCACCGGTGGGACAGCCAGCCGAGCAATTCTCAGGCACGCTCTACCTGCTCTTGACCGATGCACCAGTTTCCGTGGCTGTGCCGGAGACCTTCGGCGGGTACACAACCATCCACTCGTTCACGAAGCTTGGAGGTACGCTGCACCAGGGTATCTATGCTGTCAAAGATGGACGCTGGACGGCTTCATTCGTGATACCGAGCGAGCTGAGCTTCTCTGAACTGCCCGGGAAGTTGTTCGTGGTTGCCTTTTCTCACGACGGGACAGCCTCTGCAGCAGGTCTCTTCGCTAGCCTTCGGTTCGCTGGGTTCCAAGTGCCGGAGGAGCGGGACACTACAGGTCCCCGGATTCGGCTCTACCTAGACGATCCAAGCTTCCGCCCTGGAGATGTCGTGCGCACTGTCCCAGAGCTCGTTGCGGAGATATGGGACGAGTCAGGGATCCATACTGCGGCAACATTAGGACGCCGCATCGAGGCATGGGTGGATGAGAGCCCGTTCGCGATAGACCTCACCCCGCTATTCCAGCCAATGATCGAGCGACCAGGAGCTGGAGTTGTTCGCAAGCCTCTCGTCGGACTGGTTCCAGGCCTCCATCGCGTGCGAGTCCGAGCCTGGGATGTCTACGGCAATCCTTCAACAGCAGAGACAGTATTTCGGATCCCTTCCCAACCAGGCCTAGAGGCTGCCGATGTGTTCCCGAATCCTGCCACAGGCTTCCCAGTGCGGTTCAGCTTCCTCTACACTGGTGTAGAGCCACAACAAGCTGAGCTGCTCATTGCCGACTTGCAAGGGAGGATCCTCCACCGACAAGCCTTCCTTGCCCTGCCTACCCGGCGGGTGGAGATTCTCTGGGATGGGCGCACGAGCGAAGGTACACCCGTAACAACGGGGACTTACGTCTATGGAGTGCGTTTGCGGCCTCCGGCAACTGGTGAGACAGTCCGGATATTTCACGTCATTCGATAG
- a CDS encoding pseudouridine synthase yields the protein MLIGFYKPYGVLSQFTPISGSRFRTLAEFGFPPGVYPIGRLDAESEGLLLLSDEPWLNYRLLHPRFCHRRVYWAQVEGIPTDEELERLRQGVRIAGGYRTQPCKAWILSPPPPVPPRTPPIRFRKTIPTSWIALELTEGKYHQVRRMTAAIGHPTLRLLRVQIGDFQLWTLRPGEWRILTPAERAAVLVAL from the coding sequence ATGCTCATTGGGTTCTACAAGCCGTACGGCGTGCTTTCTCAATTTACGCCGATCTCAGGTTCTCGCTTCCGGACTCTCGCAGAGTTTGGGTTCCCTCCAGGGGTCTATCCAATTGGTCGGCTGGATGCGGAAAGCGAAGGACTGTTGCTGCTGAGTGATGAACCATGGCTGAACTACCGCCTTCTCCATCCACGCTTCTGCCATCGACGCGTCTACTGGGCGCAGGTAGAGGGTATCCCCACGGATGAGGAGCTGGAACGACTACGCCAAGGTGTCCGAATTGCCGGCGGATACCGAACCCAACCATGCAAGGCCTGGATCCTCTCTCCTCCGCCTCCTGTACCACCCCGCACTCCTCCCATCCGTTTCCGCAAAACCATCCCCACCAGTTGGATTGCCCTAGAGCTTACTGAGGGCAAGTATCATCAAGTCCGCCGAATGACTGCTGCTATCGGACATCCCACCCTTCGGCTCCTGCGGGTACAGATTGGAGACTTCCAACTCTGGACGCTCCGGCCTGGAGAGTGGCGCATTTTGACACCAGCCGAGCGGGCAGCTGTGCTAGTAGCCCTCTGA